The following are encoded together in the Xanthomonas sacchari genome:
- a CDS encoding DUF2059 domain-containing protein, with protein sequence MSPTPRFFRWPQRLLLALLLALAALPALAEPPTDADVNRLLSASRAQNMLDTMLPQIEAMQRQQFAQLTAQHPLDAAQQQKLQQIQERTQATVRKALSWQEMRPLYVNLYKQTFSKQDVLAMAEFYESPAGQSLLDKTPQLMQNLMGAIQQKMTPLFADLQKDLEQTVNASPAK encoded by the coding sequence CGCCTGCTGCTGGCCCTGCTGCTGGCCCTGGCCGCCCTCCCGGCGCTGGCCGAACCGCCCACCGATGCCGACGTCAACCGCCTGCTGTCGGCCTCGCGCGCACAGAACATGCTCGACACCATGCTGCCGCAGATCGAGGCGATGCAGCGCCAGCAGTTCGCCCAGCTGACCGCGCAGCACCCGCTCGACGCCGCCCAGCAGCAGAAGCTGCAGCAGATCCAGGAGCGCACCCAGGCCACCGTGCGCAAGGCGCTGTCGTGGCAGGAGATGCGTCCGCTCTACGTCAACCTGTACAAGCAGACCTTCTCCAAGCAGGACGTGCTGGCGATGGCCGAGTTCTACGAGAGCCCGGCCGGCCAGAGCTTGCTCGACAAGACCCCGCAGCTGATGCAGAACCTGATGGGCGCGATCCAGCAGAAGATGACCCCGCTGTTCGCCGACCTGCAGAAGGATCTGGAACAGACGGTCAACGCGTCGCCGGCCAAGTAG